The Arabidopsis thaliana chromosome 5, partial sequence genomic interval GAAATCAGCTGCAAACTTGTTATAATCAATCAAAGGGGTTTTCATTCCTTTGTCAAGCATCTCCTCCAAGTATCTGCATGCCTCTCTCGACTTCCCTTCACTTATAAGCCCTCTGATCAAAACCGTGTAGGAGTTATCGTCAGGACAAATCCCTTTCTTGATCATCTCGTCCCAAACTGCTCTCCCCATCTCATAGTTTCTCGCCACGAAGTAAGATTTCATTATCATGTTGAACGTGTGTATCGATGGCTCAATTTCGTTCTGGATCATCTTGTTGTAGATCCTTGTGCCATGTTCCGGCATTTTCTGGTTCGCCATCAGTTTGATCAACGCATTATACGTTTTGCCATCCGGAGGGTGTCCCTTTTCTTGCATCTCCTTGAGCAGTTCGTAAACAGTATCCAGCTTCTTCTGAGTCCCAAACCCCGTGATCAGACACGTGTAAACCGCAGCATCAGGTTGCAACCCGGAATCAACCATGTCATCAAAGTACTCAATGGCAGTTTCCATGCTCGACTGTTTGCAGAAGTCCCGGATCATGATGGTATAGCTACGGACATTAGGGCAAGGTCCCTTGGATTTCATAACATGGAACAATTTGATCGCATCTGATTTTTTCATACTCCTCAACAACCCTTCAAGCATTACGTTGTGAGCTACAATGTCAGGTTTCAATCCGTGATCAATCATATCATTCCAGATTCTAGCTGCTTCTATCAAGTTCCTCACCCTGCACCAACCATTGAGTAGAACAGTGTAAGTCATCATATTAGGTGTAAACCTCTCCTTCAGCTTATCAAACAGAACCTGAGCTTCTTTTCCAAGCTTAGCCCTGCCAAGACTATCAAGCAAGCAATTAATGGTTTCAACACCAATCTTAAACTTGtacttcttcatcaactcAAAGATACCAACagctttcttcctctctttcgCAGCAGCGAAAGCTTTCATCGCGATAGTGAATGTCTCCATCGTCAATAGACCTTTCGTACCCATCTCTTCGAGTACCGAAACCATCGTCTCGAACTGTCTAGTCTTTGCTAAAATACTCATCATGGAGTTATATGTTCTTGAGTCATGAGCAAATCCTTGTCTCTCTGCAGCCCAACAGAAGAACCTAAATGCAGGCTTCCTAGCATGTCGAAAACGTTCTAAAACCTCAACGATGAGATCATGTGATAAATCtagtttcatttcatcaaGAACAGCTTCCATATTTCTATCTAACGCAAACAATTCATCAATCACTTTGCAGACTCTCTCTACTTCTTCCGGATTAGTACTTGATTCAACACAACTGACCCCAGTTTCTTCATCATTATCGCATTCAGattcaacttcttcatcacATCCATCACTAACATTAGAACTACCACTAGAGAAACCTCTACACCCAAGACTCGCATCAAGCAGTTGTACAGAGTGTGGCAATGGAATTTGACGGTAAGGATGATAAGTAGAAGAATGAATCATACGAGAGAAGAGAGCACCGGAAAATCGTActtcctcttctcctctcCCGCCGATTACGCGGCTTTGACTGGAAATGAATTCATCGGCATCGAATGAAGAAGAGCAAATGAGGAATCTTCTTAATGAAGTCTGAGTGGAGCTTCTTCTCCTAGAGAGATAGAGCCATGGAGCAGCAGCCATGGAAGCTCGACGGCGATTAGCAATGGCGAAGTCGGTGAAAAGCCACTGATTTACGGCGGAGAGCTCTTCACGTATTTGGGCCTTTGTTTGATTAGAAGCTTTGAGTGATAATAATTTTGACCCATTAAAGGCCCATTGATCTGGTCACATATAACCATTGGGTCCACCAGGAGCATTAAAGCTCAAACGCATATAAACGAGCTGGCGAGCTGGCAATATGAAGTCGGATGTTAGGCAAAGTACTTGTGAGCTGGCGAGCTGGGGAGCTGGCAATGCAAATGGACGTTAACGGCGATCGTTATTAACGTGGTTAACGTTTactttctttacctttttgtATAAGAGCAACATGTTATGCTCATGCTTTCATCATCGAATAATCTGTAATCTTCAGAATTCTCTAGAACCTTTGTAAGTGCTAGATTTCTCTCACATCGAGAGCTAGCTGAATCATTTGGTGTTTTATGAACATCGATTGATTGTTTGGTTTCGAATGATAATTGGAGATTTGGATTGTTCTTGTGAATCGCAGGTTTCCCTGTAACACACTCGTCTGGATGAGGTCGAACAAACGATTAGGGCATTGGACATTCGTTCGGAGGATTGGGAGAAAGCTGGTCTGCAACTAGTGTGGCCCATTACTTCCATTCTTCATGAGATTACCCTCTTTTAAATGGAAGTTTTCCCTTCACACGACCTCAGGTTCCGCTTATGGCGATCTCGATTGTCGACCTAAATCTTCTGGCGAGCTCATGACTTAGTTCAATCGAATTCTCGATTTTATTCACGTTATCCTCGGGAAATCATTTTCCGCCGCTTGCAAGAAGAATCAAAGGTAGCTCTCGCTCTCTCCTCTGCGAATTATTTTGTACTCTCGATTCTTTATCGATTTTTCCGGCAATGGGTAAGGTTGTTCTTGTCTCTCcgtcctcttcttcctccgagAGCGAAGCGTCATTAGTTCGCCGAAACTCTCGGTTAACCGGGAATCCAAGTGACGAAGCTCAGTCTAGTCGATCTAACCGGATCGAGATCCCGACGTTGCTTGATGAGCCCGATCGGGAAGGTTCCGGTGGACATCTCGCTGCTCCTGAAGATCCGGCGGATTTCTTGGCTCAGTTCGACCCGCTCATCGACCTGGAGGATGCTTATAACACGCAGCCACAGTATACAGAGGCCGAAGTTAATGCGAATTACTTCATGAGGATCATGTCGAATTTGACGTCGACTCAGTGGTTAGCTGGAACACCGAGATCGCCGCGAAAAAGACCCTTTCAACAACTGAGTCAGTCGCGGAAGTATTTGCCTTGTGTGGCTCCGGAGATCGCCCGCTCACTTACATGATTCCCGGAGAAAATGAGCGTCCGTGGAATCCCCCTCGAGGGTACGTCTGCATGTATGAAGCCTACTTCAGACAATGTCACCTCTGGTTTCCCATTCCGTCTCTGATCATCTCCTTTCTGAATCGTCGTCGTATGGCGTTCTCCCAGCTTACTCCGGCGGCGATCTGTAGTTTTGTTGCCGCTCTGACCTTCGGTGCTGAAGAAGGTTACCTGGTAAACGTCCGTTGTTTCGAAGAAATGACGACGTTGAAAGCTATAAGGTCGCCCGGCTATTGGCTGGTGAACAACCGCCCAAAGCATAACTTTCTTCCCGGGGAGGAAAAGGATGTGGACGGAGTTTCCTGGtagatttcttttaaatagatAGGGTAAAGATATGTCGATCCCAACTAGATTCTCatagctttttcttttgttgcagATCGATACAGGCCTAGTCCGGATTTTCATTGCTGATGGGGACTTCATTCCCAGGACGCCTTCTCTATTCTACCTTGGGCCGGCTGCTACTGATGCTGATACCACGGAGTGTCAGAACTTCGTCAACCAAGGATTgctttggtttgtgttttcgATATCGGGATGTTTTTTAAGTATTTCGTTGCTTGGATTTCTCAGGTCGGATTTCTGCATCAGGATCAATGCCGCGAGCTGCAGTACTTTCGAACCAAGAAACGAAGAGTGGACTTTTGTCTCGAGGAGCTCGAAACTCTGATTGctaagctgaagaagaaaagaagaagggtcGTCACTCGTCTGGATGAGGTCGAACAAACGATTAGGGCATTGGACATTCGTTCGGAGGATTGGGAGAAAGCTGGTCTGCAACTAGTGTGGCCCATGCAAGATCGCCTTCTTCTGGATAATCGCAGTTTCTGACAGGGCGATCTAACGTTCGAATAAACGCCCTTGTGATAGCTGGCGACCTTGTTTAACTCTAATTTATTCTGGAATAAATGTCTTTGTAATAGCTCCCGATCTCGTTTGGTCGTTGATTAATACAATgcgattttattaaattggcTTATTTCCTCCGCGACCACTGAGGTCGGCTTTTGAGTTCTTTTCGAACGCAATTTTTTCTAATTGGATTAGATGTTAGGTGCGAGACTGAGCCCGGCTTTTGAGAGAATATTCAGCGTGTGCTGGACGCGAGACGTCTCTCGGCTTATGTCCAGCAGGCTTATGTATGATTTAAAGAGGGAGTTCTGGGCTCTGTTTCCAAAATAAGTGAGGCGGGCTCAGCATATTATTTGGGGGGCGAGATGCTGGGCTCGGCTTACTCCCCGTAGAGCATCTGTTCGGCAGATCGCGAAACGGTTCGGCTTATGTTTCTGTCCGAACCAGAGCTTATGTTTCTGGACGCAAAGGCGAGCTCGAGTGTGGGAAGAAAAGGCGAACTCGAGTGTGGGAAGCAAAGGCGAACTCGAGTGTGGGAAGCATAGGCGAGCTCGAGTGTGGGAAGCAAAGGCGATCTCGAGTGTGGGAAGCAAAGGCGATCTCGAGTGTGGGAAGCAAGGAACAAGTATGAAAGTGGCTAAGAGTAAGAAGTGAAGAAGTGTTGTGAAACCTCTAATTGTTCTAGAGGGTTTCACTTTCCTTTTATTGTTGCGTTGTCGTTTTGATTAAACTCGAGTGTATTTAATGGAGCCCAACCTTTAGGGTTTTCCTTATCTTATGAAAAATCACATTAATCATCTTAACCTAAGTTTCTTCTGCCtctcatctcttctcttctcaccTAACTCTATTTCTGTTCGTTGTTAGGCTTCGTGCTTAACATTTGGTGCTTTCAttgagaggaaaaagaaacgaTGGCTCCTCAAACCAGCGGCGCCGTCGCAGACCAAACCTCAACCTCAGAACTCGAGTCACAAACCCCAGATCTGTACCTCCAAACGACCGCTCTTGAGATTCGAATGGAGAAGATAGACAAGGACATGGAATGGTTTAAGGCAGCTATGGGAAACCTCTTGCGTGGCCAGGTTTTCGGTGAAGACCGTGAACGGACTCCGGCTTGCTTTGCAAGTCCGATTTCAGTTTCAGGTGGCATACAACAAACTCCTGGTACACCTGATACTGTTGCAGACAAGAACCCTCGTCCAGGGTCTCTTCCGTTGGCCAATCCGGAGCCTAACCAAAGACCTGCTGAAGGGTTACTACCCACGCCACCAGCGCAGCAACGCTTGGAGTTCGTGGGTCTGACTACTGAGACACAGTTCAAACCCATAGATCTCCCGGAATATGAAGGTACGAATCCTGATGAAACATAGAGTCCCAGAAACACAGAAACTTGAGCAAGCTATCACTGCTTTGACTGGTACTGCCATTAACTGGTGGCAAATAGCTCAGTATCCTGAAAAGATCTCAACTTGGAAGGATTTTCGTGACAAGTTCAAGGTCCGTTTCAAACCAGCCCGAGGAGCGGCCACCATTGATCAACTGTTCACAATTTTCCAGAGAGGAAGTGTTGAAGAGTACCGTAATCGATTTGAAGAGATAGCAGTGGAGCTTCCTCATGTGACAGACGATGTGCTTGAGTCAGCTTTTCTGAATGGGTTGAATGggacccttttttttttttttttttttttttggtaagaataATGACGAATTGAATTACGATGAAAACGAAAATTTTACTTATCTCAGCGCAAGAGTTTGTGGTACGATCGAGTTTTAAGGGTCGAGTTCGTTGATACAATTATCGAAAAGACGATGCTCGATGTCTGCCCTAGTTCTTGTCAGTTCGTTCGTCCGACGTGACGTTGTGCTAAGCGGCATCGTTTTTTTCGTTTGTGGGATGGCGTTGGGACGAGATCTCCGATGTTTTGAGTGACGACGTGAATTTCGCTGTTGTGGAGAGTTTGGCTTTTCTTCAGTTCGCCTAGCTCCAGCAGGTGCTGTTACTTTTAGTTTGCATGATGGCGCGAATGGCGTTTGGTTGGTTGCGTCGTTGTGTACGTCCAGAGCCGTCTGGTTCTTTCGTCTAGCTTCTCGTAGCATGCCGACATGATGTGTCTTGTTAGTCGTTTTGGTGTGATCATTGCTTTGCGGTATTCGCGAAACATTGGCGTCAGTGTCGGATCGTCGATATCCCTTATGGCGCGTCCGACCTCATGGACCCTGGAGATGGCTCAATTGATTTGGGAGTGAAGGTCTTGCACTTGGTATCTCGTTTATAGCGGTCTGAGGAATTGCCGAGCTGAGTTGGTTTACGACAACCTGAATTTCTTCGCGTAGGTCGGGTATGCGAATAACGACTCATGTGCATGCGGCTGATTTTATCTTGTATGTGCTCTTGGGCGGCGGTTAATAATCGCGTTGCGCTGCTTTAAATGATCGATGATGGTGTTGAGTAGTTCTTCGCCGCGTTGGTTGCTTTTAGCCGTATCGTCCAGGCGATGAAATCGGCTAGGTGAAGTTTCTCCTTGGTCTTTTTGCAACGCTAGGTATTCAGGCGTGGGCGATAACGAGGTCGGTACAATAGATGACGCCGAgtattatttttcctttatttgaATCGTCTTCCCGTGCGCTGACGTTATCGTCCGAGCTGCCGAGCTGGTAGTGTCATCGTCGAGGTTTTCTAAGTGACGTTCGCCTGATGACTTCTCCTCTTGGTCTTGGTTAGGCGCGAGTGATAACGAGGTCGGTATGTTTAATGAGGTTATGGGATGTTCCTCTTTGATCGGCGGCACTTCCTCGTTGGTCAGTGTTATTGTCCTGACTGCCGGGCTGGAAGTGTCATCGCCTAGGATGATGGGGTCGATAGTTCCTTGAAGTCCTTTTCTTGTCGGAGAACATGCTGCGATATCGAAtgaagaggtcgagtgactggCTCTCCCGGGGATCGACGTTGTCGTTTTACTTCCAGAGCCTGACGAGTCGGTATCGAATGCTCCATGTAGTCTGTTTGTTGTCACTTTGCTTCGTCGCGGGGTCGTGTTAACGTAAACCAGAAATGAATAAACAGAGTTTGAAATCAATAGAACAGAGAGATGAAAACAAAGTACTCCGATTAACACACTTGATACAACGTTCGTTAAGAGACGCGATATCAACTTCTCACCTACAAGAGACTCGACGAGAGCTCCGGTAAAACGATGAGGGAAATCTAGAAGTCTCTAGAGAGAGATGACAACCAGATTATTCGATAATGAAAGCATGAGCATAACATGTTGCTCTTATacaaaaaggtaaagaaagtAAACGTTAACCACGTTAATAACGATCGCCGTTAACGTCCATTTGCATTGCCAGCTCGCCAGCTCAAAACACGTGCTTTGCTTAACATCCCTGAGTTCACATTGCCATCTCGCCAGCTCACAACACACACGTGCTTTGCTTAACATCCCTGGCCAAACAACTTAGCAACAATTGCTCCATCCTCTTCCGTTGCTCCTGTGCCAAGGCTCATAACTATATACACACAACATAATTGGCAAATGTAAGCATTTGACAGCTTCagagagaaacagaaatcacaaacaacataattggCAAATGTAAGCATTTGACAACACGTGCTTTGCTTAACATCCCTGACTTCACATTTCCAGCTCGCCAGCTCACAACACGTGCTTTGCTTAACATCCCTGACTTCACATTGCCAGCTCGCCAGCTCACAACACACGTGCTTTGCTTAACATCCCTGACTTCACATGTGTGAGCTTGACCTTCTAGAACGCTATATCAGGTCGTAGTTTTGAGAGATATCTTCGAGCTATCCCCCTACCTGGCGCGCCAACTGTTGATGCACGAATCACACAAGTACGAAAATGGGATCTCTAGGGAAGGAAGAAAAATCTTTCTATTAATACGAGCCCGCGACTTAGGCGAATTGGACGGATTACAAAGGATGATTTCTTCAACGAGCACAGATGGAGTAAGAACGAGCTGATTGTAGATAAAAGGCGAACTTGAGGCCGGAAGACGATCTTGATGTCCGAGGAAGAATAGAGTTTATTCGTTTTATAGCTGAACCTTGTAAAAggctgcctacgtacccttaGAAAGGGATCAAGCCACACGTAGTTCATATCGCGATAAACGAACTAGGCCATTACTGGAGGAAGGTCGTATGTCGAGTTAGGCAGTTTTAGGGATGATCCGGCGGATAAGTGACGAGTTGAATGGCTTCTCGAGACGTGCGAGTAGGTTAGTTACTTTGGGCGGGCAAGTCGGCGAGACACTTCGGACGGACGAGTAAACGAGCTACTCAAGATAGATGGGCAAACGAGGTACTTcggacgggtgagctgacgagctgcttgagacgggCGAGATGATAAGCTACTTGAGACGGGCCGGCTGGCGAGATACTTcggacgggtgagctgacgagctgcttgagacgggtgagctgaTGAGCTACTTGAGACGGACCGGCTGACGAGATGCTTcagacgggtgagctgacgagctgctttAGACGGGCCGGCTGGCGAGATACTTcagacgggtgagctgacgagctgctcTTTGTCTCTAAGTGTCCTCGCGGCCTCCCCCTTTGACAAGACATGCTATTCCGTATTTATAGCCTTCTGCGCGTGTAGGGCATTCATCGAGGGATTTGACGAAACTACCCTTCGCCTTAATACTCCTTGGTTTGGAACTTATTTTGGGCTTTTGACCCCTAACAGGAGGAGCTGTACTGGGAAAGGAAAACACTGAAGAAACGAGGTAACACACCACTTGAAGCCATGGAGGACGTAGGAACtgtgagagaaagaaatagagaagaggaattaggaaaaaaacatgaaagcgACAGAGTTTAAGAGACgttgagaacaaagaagagagattctTACCAAGAAGGGAGCTGTTCTGGTCCCAAAGGGTTCTCTTAGGAAGACCAAAGTCAAGAGTTTGAATTCTTAACAGGAATAAAGTGAGAGAGTGCAATGTAAGCAGAACACAATCAATGTGTGTTTCTTACATACGAACCTGTCTTCTCTGTCCTTTCTATTCGTATACCAAATGAGAAAGAAGCATtgctttttgtcttttatttttcttagaaaGCCCAAGAGTTTTGGACTATTGGTAGCTTTGGAGTTAAAGTCACATGTAAAAACAGAGTCTCAAGCTCATTTTATTAAGTAACTCTAAATTTTCAATCTTACTAGTTAATATTCTCTTGCTTGCAAATATCAATTTGAATTGATGACCGATTAGTAAGTAGCTTCTTGATTGTTCAACATAACCATGTGAATGTCACTATTAGGGGAAGCAGTTAAACTAGAGTGAGTGAGCCAAAGACTTGAGAGAGATgg includes:
- a CDS encoding Pentatricopeptide repeat (PPR) superfamily protein (Pentatricopeptide repeat (PPR) superfamily protein; CONTAINS InterPro DOMAIN/s: Pentatricopeptide repeat (InterPro:IPR002885); BEST Arabidopsis thaliana protein match is: Pentatricopeptide repeat (PPR) superfamily protein (TAIR:AT3G62540.1); Has 37965 Blast hits to 11999 proteins in 283 species: Archae - 3; Bacteria - 24; Metazoa - 443; Fungi - 549; Plants - 35727; Viruses - 0; Other Eukaryotes - 1219 (source: NCBI BLink).), whose protein sequence is MAAAPWLYLSRRRSSTQTSLRRFLICSSSFDADEFISSQSRVIGGRGEEEVRFSGALFSRMIHSSTYHPYRQIPLPHSVQLLDASLGCRGFSSGSSNVSDGCDEEVESECDNDEETGVSCVESSTNPEEVERVCKVIDELFALDRNMEAVLDEMKLDLSHDLIVEVLERFRHARKPAFRFFCWAAERQGFAHDSRTYNSMMSILAKTRQFETMVSVLEEMGTKGLLTMETFTIAMKAFAAAKERKKAVGIFELMKKYKFKIGVETINCLLDSLGRAKLGKEAQVLFDKLKERFTPNMMTYTVLLNGWCRVRNLIEAARIWNDMIDHGLKPDIVAHNVMLEGLLRSMKKSDAIKLFHVMKSKGPCPNVRSYTIMIRDFCKQSSMETAIEYFDDMVDSGLQPDAAVYTCLITGFGTQKKLDTVYELLKEMQEKGHPPDGKTYNALIKLMANQKMPEHGTRIYNKMIQNEIEPSIHTFNMIMKSYFVARNYEMGRAVWDEMIKKGICPDDNSYTVLIRGLISEGKSREACRYLEEMLDKGMKTPLIDYNKFAADFHRGGQPEIFEELAQRAKFSGKFAAAEIFARWAQMTRRRCKQRFMED